From Cyprinus carpio isolate SPL01 chromosome A7, ASM1834038v1, whole genome shotgun sequence, a single genomic window includes:
- the LOC109093802 gene encoding zinc transporter ZIP13-like isoform X1: MAGSSRSKNCRNCSRAPLCLTVPYMFLQSALRRSGLMSAGPEKPVWAFAMLLLGAALLASSFGGKMMAQTAVAQAKTAPAGPGPWCIKDLLDLDKLFSIDNLDVWFYSLVGSIAIGLSGIFPLLVIPIEAGTTLKTEAGCQKLKKLLSFAIGGLLGDVFLHLLPEAWAYTSSPDGSHSHYHTQGLWVIGGLLSFLILEKVFPDFDSDPESKAACQRTKSSSTALSSEVSVSPKTNGICSNNNADSKPNTDISIYTEPEKIKTSGYLNLLANCIDNFTHGLAVAGSFLVSRKVGFLTTFAILLHEIPHEVGDFAILLRAGFDRWKAARMQLCTALGGVLGTCFALCSQSQNGAENATAWILPFTSGGFLYIALVNVVPDLLQETNPRNSFLQILLLFCGIAVMALLSVIME; the protein is encoded by the exons ATGGCAGGGTCTAGCCGGAGTAAAAACTGTAGGAATTGCAGCCGG GCTCCTCTCTGCCTTACAGTACCCTACATGTTTCTTCAAAGTGCTTTGCGGAGGTCTGGGCTGATGAGCGCAGGACCTGAGAAGCCTGTTTGGGCATTTGCAATGCTGCTCCTTGGTGCCGCCCTACTGGCATCATCCTTCGGCGGTAAGATGATGGCTCAGACTGCTGTGGCCCAAGCAAAGACGGCACCTGCAGGACCAGGACCATGGTGCATTAAGGACCTTCTAGACCTGGATAAACTGTTCTCCATAGATAACCTAGATGTTTGGTTCTACTCACTTGTGGGATCAATTGCCATCGGACTCAGTGGCATCTTCCCACTCTTAGTGATACCCATTGAAGCAGGAACAACTTTGAAAACCGAGG CTGGGTGTCAGAAGCTGAAGAAGCTGCTGAGTTTTGCCATTGGTGGTCTCCTAGGCGACGTGTTTCTCCACCTCCTTCCTGAAGCGTGGGCTTACACTTCCAGTCCTG ATGGGTCCCACAGCCACTATCATACACAGGGTTTGTGGGTGATAGGGGGTCTGCTGTCCTTTCTGATTTTGGAAAAGGTGTTCCCTGATTTTGACAGTGACCCAGAGAGCAAAGCTGCCTGCCAAAGAACTAAA TCGTCTTCAACCGCTCTGAGCAGCGAGGTCTCTGTGTCCCCAAAAACAAATGGCATCTGCTCAAACAACAACGCAGACTCCAAGCCAAATACTGACATCAGCATTTACACAGAGCCCGAGAAAATAAAG ACAAGTGGTTATCTAAACCTTCTTGCTAACTGCATTGATAACTTCACTCATGGGCTGGCAGTGGCAGGAAGCTTCTTAGTAAGCCGAAAG GTTGGTTTCTTAACAACCTTCGCTATTCTGCTTCATGAGATCCCTCATGAG GTGGGAGATTTTGCCATTTTGCTGCGGGCAGGATTTGACCGTTGGAAGGCCGCCCGTATGCAGCTCTGTACAGCGTTAGGAGGAGTCCTGGGGACATGTTTTGCTCTTTGCTCCCAATCACAGAATGGGGCAG AGAATGCCACTGCCTGGATCCTGCCCTTCACCTCAGGTGGCTTTCTCTACATTGCCTTGGTCAATGTGGTACCTGATCTGCTACAGGAGACCAACCCTAG GAACTCCTTTCTACAAATTCTGCTGTTGTTTTGTGGGATAGCAGTCATGGCTCTTCTCTCAGTCATCATGGAATAG
- the LOC109093802 gene encoding zinc transporter ZIP13-like isoform X2, translated as MFLQSALRRSGLMSAGPEKPVWAFAMLLLGAALLASSFGGKMMAQTAVAQAKTAPAGPGPWCIKDLLDLDKLFSIDNLDVWFYSLVGSIAIGLSGIFPLLVIPIEAGTTLKTEAGCQKLKKLLSFAIGGLLGDVFLHLLPEAWAYTSSPDGSHSHYHTQGLWVIGGLLSFLILEKVFPDFDSDPESKAACQRTKSSSTALSSEVSVSPKTNGICSNNNADSKPNTDISIYTEPEKIKTSGYLNLLANCIDNFTHGLAVAGSFLVSRKVGFLTTFAILLHEIPHEVGDFAILLRAGFDRWKAARMQLCTALGGVLGTCFALCSQSQNGAENATAWILPFTSGGFLYIALVNVVPDLLQETNPRNSFLQILLLFCGIAVMALLSVIME; from the exons ATGTTTCTTCAAAGTGCTTTGCGGAGGTCTGGGCTGATGAGCGCAGGACCTGAGAAGCCTGTTTGGGCATTTGCAATGCTGCTCCTTGGTGCCGCCCTACTGGCATCATCCTTCGGCGGTAAGATGATGGCTCAGACTGCTGTGGCCCAAGCAAAGACGGCACCTGCAGGACCAGGACCATGGTGCATTAAGGACCTTCTAGACCTGGATAAACTGTTCTCCATAGATAACCTAGATGTTTGGTTCTACTCACTTGTGGGATCAATTGCCATCGGACTCAGTGGCATCTTCCCACTCTTAGTGATACCCATTGAAGCAGGAACAACTTTGAAAACCGAGG CTGGGTGTCAGAAGCTGAAGAAGCTGCTGAGTTTTGCCATTGGTGGTCTCCTAGGCGACGTGTTTCTCCACCTCCTTCCTGAAGCGTGGGCTTACACTTCCAGTCCTG ATGGGTCCCACAGCCACTATCATACACAGGGTTTGTGGGTGATAGGGGGTCTGCTGTCCTTTCTGATTTTGGAAAAGGTGTTCCCTGATTTTGACAGTGACCCAGAGAGCAAAGCTGCCTGCCAAAGAACTAAA TCGTCTTCAACCGCTCTGAGCAGCGAGGTCTCTGTGTCCCCAAAAACAAATGGCATCTGCTCAAACAACAACGCAGACTCCAAGCCAAATACTGACATCAGCATTTACACAGAGCCCGAGAAAATAAAG ACAAGTGGTTATCTAAACCTTCTTGCTAACTGCATTGATAACTTCACTCATGGGCTGGCAGTGGCAGGAAGCTTCTTAGTAAGCCGAAAG GTTGGTTTCTTAACAACCTTCGCTATTCTGCTTCATGAGATCCCTCATGAG GTGGGAGATTTTGCCATTTTGCTGCGGGCAGGATTTGACCGTTGGAAGGCCGCCCGTATGCAGCTCTGTACAGCGTTAGGAGGAGTCCTGGGGACATGTTTTGCTCTTTGCTCCCAATCACAGAATGGGGCAG AGAATGCCACTGCCTGGATCCTGCCCTTCACCTCAGGTGGCTTTCTCTACATTGCCTTGGTCAATGTGGTACCTGATCTGCTACAGGAGACCAACCCTAG GAACTCCTTTCTACAAATTCTGCTGTTGTTTTGTGGGATAGCAGTCATGGCTCTTCTCTCAGTCATCATGGAATAG
- the LOC109093802 gene encoding zinc transporter ZIP13-like isoform X3, whose product MSAGPEKPVWAFAMLLLGAALLASSFGGKMMAQTAVAQAKTAPAGPGPWCIKDLLDLDKLFSIDNLDVWFYSLVGSIAIGLSGIFPLLVIPIEAGTTLKTEAGCQKLKKLLSFAIGGLLGDVFLHLLPEAWAYTSSPDGSHSHYHTQGLWVIGGLLSFLILEKVFPDFDSDPESKAACQRTKSSSTALSSEVSVSPKTNGICSNNNADSKPNTDISIYTEPEKIKTSGYLNLLANCIDNFTHGLAVAGSFLVSRKVGFLTTFAILLHEIPHEVGDFAILLRAGFDRWKAARMQLCTALGGVLGTCFALCSQSQNGAENATAWILPFTSGGFLYIALVNVVPDLLQETNPRNSFLQILLLFCGIAVMALLSVIME is encoded by the exons ATGAGCGCAGGACCTGAGAAGCCTGTTTGGGCATTTGCAATGCTGCTCCTTGGTGCCGCCCTACTGGCATCATCCTTCGGCGGTAAGATGATGGCTCAGACTGCTGTGGCCCAAGCAAAGACGGCACCTGCAGGACCAGGACCATGGTGCATTAAGGACCTTCTAGACCTGGATAAACTGTTCTCCATAGATAACCTAGATGTTTGGTTCTACTCACTTGTGGGATCAATTGCCATCGGACTCAGTGGCATCTTCCCACTCTTAGTGATACCCATTGAAGCAGGAACAACTTTGAAAACCGAGG CTGGGTGTCAGAAGCTGAAGAAGCTGCTGAGTTTTGCCATTGGTGGTCTCCTAGGCGACGTGTTTCTCCACCTCCTTCCTGAAGCGTGGGCTTACACTTCCAGTCCTG ATGGGTCCCACAGCCACTATCATACACAGGGTTTGTGGGTGATAGGGGGTCTGCTGTCCTTTCTGATTTTGGAAAAGGTGTTCCCTGATTTTGACAGTGACCCAGAGAGCAAAGCTGCCTGCCAAAGAACTAAA TCGTCTTCAACCGCTCTGAGCAGCGAGGTCTCTGTGTCCCCAAAAACAAATGGCATCTGCTCAAACAACAACGCAGACTCCAAGCCAAATACTGACATCAGCATTTACACAGAGCCCGAGAAAATAAAG ACAAGTGGTTATCTAAACCTTCTTGCTAACTGCATTGATAACTTCACTCATGGGCTGGCAGTGGCAGGAAGCTTCTTAGTAAGCCGAAAG GTTGGTTTCTTAACAACCTTCGCTATTCTGCTTCATGAGATCCCTCATGAG GTGGGAGATTTTGCCATTTTGCTGCGGGCAGGATTTGACCGTTGGAAGGCCGCCCGTATGCAGCTCTGTACAGCGTTAGGAGGAGTCCTGGGGACATGTTTTGCTCTTTGCTCCCAATCACAGAATGGGGCAG AGAATGCCACTGCCTGGATCCTGCCCTTCACCTCAGGTGGCTTTCTCTACATTGCCTTGGTCAATGTGGTACCTGATCTGCTACAGGAGACCAACCCTAG GAACTCCTTTCTACAAATTCTGCTGTTGTTTTGTGGGATAGCAGTCATGGCTCTTCTCTCAGTCATCATGGAATAG